The following proteins come from a genomic window of Streptomyces sp. Sge12:
- a CDS encoding MFS transporter yields the protein MTMDPRPGRRRRWGIYVLLGAVAVSSVGEAMMVVAVPWFVLQTTGSVAQTGILVALGAVASGAVGFVSGPLVDRWGFRATAVLSYAVGGIGAACIPVMHALDMLNFPTLAALVVAANVLDIPASAAVTGLVPELAEDAGMPLERGNALLSGVHQVAQLCGPPLGGAAVALLGVADVLLIDAVACLAAAALILGWLTAGRARPAGRPAAPYLSELRSGLRTLREHRLLRTVAASGTAFNGLDSGLAGVVLVTYAYQHLGSATSLGILLTAFGLGAVAGTVGYAVVGHRLGARRVYLGSGLAVALLIGALAALPSLPVGAALLALLGAFAAPVGPVRTGVLQRSVPREQYGRVTAAVDTAGLVAVPLGASLTVVMVGAVGLRPAIVTLACGYLLVVACCWAAPALRGMHADQHS from the coding sequence ATGACAATGGATCCGCGGCCCGGCCGACGGCGTCGGTGGGGCATCTATGTCCTGTTGGGCGCGGTGGCCGTCAGTTCGGTCGGCGAGGCGATGATGGTCGTCGCCGTCCCGTGGTTCGTGCTGCAGACGACCGGGAGCGTGGCGCAGACCGGAATCCTCGTCGCCCTCGGCGCCGTTGCCTCGGGAGCCGTCGGATTCGTCTCCGGCCCCCTGGTCGACCGCTGGGGATTCCGGGCGACGGCAGTGCTCTCGTACGCGGTCGGCGGTATCGGTGCGGCCTGCATCCCGGTCATGCACGCCCTGGACATGCTGAATTTCCCCACCCTCGCCGCACTGGTCGTGGCCGCCAATGTCCTGGACATTCCCGCCTCGGCGGCCGTCACCGGTCTGGTGCCCGAACTCGCCGAGGACGCCGGCATGCCCCTGGAGCGCGGCAATGCGCTCCTCAGCGGGGTCCATCAGGTCGCCCAGCTGTGCGGACCGCCGCTGGGCGGCGCCGCGGTCGCCCTGCTCGGCGTCGCCGACGTGCTCCTCATCGACGCGGTGGCCTGCCTGGCGGCCGCGGCCCTCATCCTCGGCTGGCTGACGGCGGGCCGCGCCCGGCCCGCCGGCCGGCCGGCCGCCCCGTACCTGAGCGAACTGCGCTCGGGCCTGCGCACCCTGCGCGAGCACCGGCTGCTGCGCACCGTGGCCGCCTCCGGGACGGCCTTCAACGGGCTCGACAGCGGGCTGGCGGGGGTGGTCCTCGTGACCTACGCCTACCAGCACCTGGGCAGCGCGACGAGCCTGGGCATCCTGCTCACCGCCTTCGGACTGGGGGCGGTCGCGGGCACCGTGGGCTACGCCGTCGTGGGCCACCGGCTCGGCGCACGCCGGGTGTACCTCGGCTCCGGCCTCGCCGTGGCCCTGCTGATCGGCGCCCTCGCCGCCCTGCCCTCCCTGCCGGTGGGGGCCGCACTGCTCGCACTGCTCGGCGCCTTCGCCGCCCCGGTGGGCCCGGTGCGCACCGGCGTGCTGCAGCGGAGCGTCCCCCGCGAGCAGTACGGGCGGGTGACGGCCGCGGTCGACACCGCCGGGCTGGTGGCCGTACCGCTGGGGGCCTCCTTGACGGTGGTGATGGTGGGGGCCGTCGGCCTGCGCCCGGCGATCGTGACCCTCGCCTGCGGCTATCTGCTGGTGGTCGCCTGCTGCTGGGCGGCCCCCGCACTCCGCGGGATGCACGCCGATCAGCACTCATGA
- a CDS encoding helix-turn-helix domain-containing protein: protein MTIEQPAFGKRVRERRRVQGLSQGDLAGEGVSSSYVSLVESGHRIPSLKAAKVIAGRLGVTLEELSEPEAQDKQRTHRLQLVGLLVAARSSQLAGDWSAARSQLETVVRQAGDGGFDEVRWEARWELATVLDRLGADAEREATLLELLHDPITAAAPLMRTRAAIELADLYRRTGRLSESVTFAEDAAGAADTLDAARPERVQAQVVLLTAYVESGEWHRAKSLGDALLQEVPSVPAEQQRACALWAAAGARHLGGGSEALGLLAEADALLGPADDVRLRIRLGRARALLAVSTGDDSAPALLDRVRLAGALDSAPAAAAWLAALEALAAVAAVRSEEAPAATAAAAADALDPAALPPLDRARCTVVRARARRAAEQEAAAAEDFKAAASEYEKAGAVRLAMETWRELSTPGHVTGIDPHAVLMP from the coding sequence TTGACGATCGAACAGCCAGCATTCGGGAAACGTGTTCGGGAGAGACGTCGCGTACAGGGTCTGTCCCAGGGAGATCTCGCCGGAGAGGGCGTCTCTTCCAGCTACGTCTCGCTGGTGGAGAGCGGTCATCGGATCCCCAGCCTCAAGGCGGCCAAGGTCATCGCCGGGCGGCTCGGGGTGACGCTCGAGGAACTGTCCGAGCCCGAGGCCCAGGACAAGCAGCGCACCCACCGGCTCCAGCTCGTGGGCCTGCTGGTCGCCGCCCGCTCCAGCCAGCTGGCCGGGGACTGGTCCGCGGCCCGGAGCCAGCTGGAGACCGTCGTCCGGCAGGCCGGTGACGGCGGGTTCGACGAGGTGCGCTGGGAGGCCCGCTGGGAACTGGCCACCGTGCTCGACCGGCTCGGAGCCGACGCCGAGCGCGAGGCGACCCTGCTGGAGCTGCTCCACGACCCGATCACCGCCGCCGCGCCGCTCATGCGCACCCGGGCCGCGATCGAACTCGCCGACCTCTACCGGCGCACGGGGCGCCTCTCCGAGTCCGTCACCTTCGCGGAGGACGCCGCCGGCGCCGCCGACACCCTCGACGCGGCCAGGCCCGAACGGGTCCAGGCCCAGGTCGTGCTGCTGACGGCGTACGTGGAGAGCGGGGAGTGGCACCGGGCGAAGAGCCTCGGCGACGCGCTGCTCCAGGAGGTGCCGTCCGTTCCGGCCGAGCAGCAGCGGGCCTGCGCGCTCTGGGCCGCGGCCGGCGCCCGCCACCTGGGCGGCGGCAGCGAGGCCCTCGGCCTGCTGGCCGAGGCCGACGCGCTCCTCGGTCCGGCGGACGACGTCCGGCTGCGCATCCGCCTGGGCCGTGCCCGGGCCCTGCTGGCCGTCAGCACCGGTGACGACAGCGCCCCCGCCCTGCTGGACCGCGTACGCCTGGCCGGGGCGCTGGACTCCGCGCCCGCGGCCGCGGCCTGGCTCGCGGCCCTGGAGGCACTGGCCGCCGTGGCCGCCGTACGGTCCGAGGAGGCCCCCGCGGCCACCGCGGCCGCGGCCGCCGACGCGCTGGACCCCGCGGCGCTGCCGCCGCTCGACCGGGCCCGCTGCACCGTCGTACGGGCCCGTGCCCGGCGGGCGGCGGAGCAGGAGGCGGCCGCCGCGGAGGACTTCAAGGCGGCGGCCTCGGAGTACGAGAAGGCCGGCGCCGTCCGGCTGGCGATGGAGACGTGGCGGGAGCTCAGCACCCCCGGCCACGTCACCGGCATCGACCCTCACGCGGTTCTCATGCCGTAG
- a CDS encoding acetyl/propionyl/methylcrotonyl-CoA carboxylase subunit alpha, translating into MRKVLIANRGEIAVRVARACRDAGIASVAVYADPDRDALHVRAADEAFALGGDTPAASYLDISKVLQAAADSGADAIHPGYGFLSENADFAQAVLDAGLTWIGPPPQAIRDLGDKVAARHIAQRAGAPLVAGTPDPVSGADEVVAFAKEHGLPIAIKAAFGGGGRGLKVARTLEEVPELYDSAVREAVAAFGRGECFVERYLDKPRHVETQCLADSHGNVVVVSTRDCSLQRRHQKLVEEAPAPFLTEAQNAELYAASKAILKEAGYVGAGTVEFLVSADGLISFLEVNTRLQVEHPVTEEVAGIDLVREMFRIADGEELGYGDPVLRGHSIEFRINGEDPGRGFLPAPGTVTKFNAPTGPGVRLDAGVESGSVIGPAWDSLLAKLIVTGATREQALQRAARALAEFEVEGMATAIPFHRAVVVDPAFAPTDGSPFTVFTRWIETEFVNEIPAFTAPAAEDTEDEPGRETVVVEVGGKRLEVSLPSSLGMTLARTAAAGGAKPKRRAAKKSGPAASGDTLASPMQGTIVKVAVEEGQQVNEGDLVVVLEAMKMEQPLNAHRSGTIVGLTAEVGASVTSGATICEIKD; encoded by the coding sequence GTGCGCAAGGTGCTCATCGCCAACCGTGGCGAAATCGCTGTCCGCGTTGCTCGGGCCTGCCGGGACGCCGGGATCGCGAGCGTAGCCGTCTACGCCGATCCGGACCGGGACGCTCTGCACGTCCGCGCGGCCGACGAAGCTTTCGCGTTGGGCGGTGACACCCCGGCCGCCAGCTACCTGGACATCTCCAAGGTCCTCCAGGCCGCAGCCGACTCCGGTGCGGACGCCATCCACCCCGGATACGGCTTCCTCTCCGAGAACGCCGACTTCGCCCAGGCCGTGCTCGACGCCGGCCTGACCTGGATCGGTCCGCCGCCGCAGGCCATCCGTGACCTCGGTGACAAGGTCGCCGCCCGTCACATCGCCCAGCGCGCCGGGGCCCCGCTGGTCGCCGGCACGCCGGACCCGGTCTCCGGGGCGGACGAGGTCGTCGCCTTCGCCAAGGAGCACGGCCTGCCGATCGCCATCAAGGCCGCCTTCGGCGGTGGCGGTCGCGGTCTGAAGGTCGCCCGCACCCTCGAAGAGGTGCCGGAGCTCTACGACTCCGCCGTCCGCGAGGCCGTCGCCGCCTTCGGCCGCGGCGAGTGCTTCGTCGAGCGCTACCTCGATAAGCCGCGCCACGTCGAGACCCAGTGCCTGGCCGACTCGCACGGCAACGTCGTCGTCGTGTCGACCCGTGACTGCTCCCTCCAGCGCCGCCACCAGAAGCTCGTGGAGGAGGCTCCGGCCCCCTTCCTGACCGAGGCTCAGAACGCGGAGCTGTACGCCGCCTCCAAGGCCATCCTGAAGGAAGCCGGCTACGTCGGCGCCGGCACCGTGGAGTTCCTCGTCTCCGCCGACGGCCTGATCTCCTTCCTGGAGGTCAACACCCGGCTCCAGGTCGAGCACCCGGTCACCGAAGAGGTCGCCGGCATCGACCTGGTCCGCGAGATGTTCCGCATCGCCGACGGCGAGGAGCTCGGCTACGGCGACCCGGTCCTGCGCGGTCACTCCATCGAGTTCCGCATCAACGGCGAGGACCCGGGCCGCGGCTTCCTCCCGGCCCCCGGCACGGTCACCAAGTTCAACGCCCCCACCGGCCCGGGCGTCCGCCTCGACGCGGGCGTCGAATCCGGCTCCGTGATCGGCCCGGCCTGGGACTCGCTCCTGGCCAAGCTGATCGTCACCGGCGCCACCCGCGAGCAGGCCCTCCAGCGCGCGGCGCGCGCCCTGGCCGAGTTCGAGGTCGAGGGCATGGCCACCGCCATCCCCTTCCACCGTGCGGTCGTCGTCGACCCGGCGTTCGCCCCCACGGACGGCAGCCCCTTCACGGTCTTCACCCGCTGGATCGAGACCGAGTTCGTCAACGAGATCCCGGCGTTCACGGCCCCGGCCGCGGAGGACACCGAGGACGAGCCGGGCCGCGAGACCGTGGTCGTCGAGGTCGGCGGCAAGCGCCTGGAGGTCTCCCTCCCGTCCTCGCTGGGCATGACCCTGGCCCGTACGGCCGCTGCGGGCGGCGCGAAGCCGAAGCGCCGCGCGGCCAAGAAGTCCGGCCCCGCCGCCTCCGGCGACACCCTGGCCTCCCCGATGCAGGGCACGATCGTCAAGGTCGCGGTCGAGGAGGGCCAGCAGGTCAACGAGGGCGACCTGGTCGTCGTACTCGAAGCCATGAAGATGGAGCAGCCGCTGAACGCCCACCGCTCGGGCACGATCGTCGGCCTCACGGCCGAGGTCGGCGCGTCGGTCACCTCGGGCGCGACGATCTGCGAGATCAAGGACTGA
- a CDS encoding DeoR/GlpR family DNA-binding transcription regulator — translation MFAAERRQLILEMVRANGAVSLRELARVVQTSEVTVRRDVRALEAEGLLDRRHGGAVLPGGFTRESGFPQKSHLATAEKTAIADVAAGLVEEGEAVVVGAGTTTQELARRLARVPGLTVVTNSLLVAQALAHANRVEVVMTGGTLRGSNYALVGSGAEQSLQGLRVSRAFLSGSGLTAERGLSTSNMLSASVDRALVQAAAEVVVLADHTKLGTDTMFQTVPTDVMTRLVTDEPPPHDDRAGTELQALADQGVQITVAGGAVPSGGVDGMQGRRPRRESPLPVQRRGGPTAQLRAAGMLPEPQAERARVADMRRR, via the coding sequence GTGTTCGCTGCAGAACGTCGCCAATTGATCCTCGAAATGGTGCGGGCCAACGGAGCGGTATCGCTCCGGGAGCTCGCCCGCGTCGTCCAGACCTCCGAAGTGACCGTACGGCGGGACGTGCGGGCACTGGAGGCAGAAGGACTCCTCGACCGCCGACACGGCGGTGCGGTCTTGCCGGGCGGTTTCACGCGGGAGTCCGGCTTTCCGCAAAAGTCCCATCTCGCGACGGCGGAGAAGACCGCCATTGCCGATGTCGCGGCCGGCCTCGTCGAAGAGGGCGAGGCCGTCGTCGTCGGCGCGGGCACCACGACGCAGGAGCTGGCCCGCCGGCTCGCCCGTGTGCCCGGACTGACCGTCGTCACCAACTCGCTGCTCGTCGCCCAGGCCCTGGCCCACGCCAACCGGGTGGAGGTGGTCATGACCGGCGGCACCCTGCGCGGGTCCAACTACGCCCTCGTGGGCAGCGGGGCGGAACAGTCCCTCCAGGGGCTGCGCGTGTCCCGGGCCTTCCTCTCGGGCAGCGGTCTGACCGCCGAGCGCGGGCTGTCCACGTCCAACATGCTGTCCGCCAGCGTGGACCGGGCGCTGGTGCAGGCGGCGGCGGAGGTGGTGGTGCTGGCCGACCACACGAAGCTCGGTACCGACACGATGTTCCAGACCGTGCCGACCGACGTGATGACGCGTCTGGTGACGGACGAGCCGCCGCCGCACGACGACCGGGCGGGTACGGAGCTGCAGGCGCTGGCGGACCAGGGCGTGCAGATCACCGTGGCGGGCGGAGCCGTGCCCTCCGGCGGTGTGGACGGGATGCAGGGGCGGCGGCCGCGCCGCGAGTCGCCGCTGCCGGTGCAGAGGCGGGGTGGGCCGACGGCGCAGTTGCGGGCCGCGGGCATGCTGCCGGAGCCGCAGGCGGAGCGGGCCCGCGTGGCCGACATGCGCCGCCGCTAG
- a CDS encoding NAD(P)H-quinone dehydrogenase has translation MTRIVIIGGGPGGYEAALVGAQLGAEVTVVDCDGLGGASVLTDCVPSKTLIATAEVMTTFDSSYEELGIVVADDTPHIEQAARVVGVDLGKVNRRVKRLALAQSHDITASVTRAGARVVRGRGKLGGPQGIDGTRDVIVTAADGSETILTADAVLIATGGTPREIPDAMPDGERILNWTQVYDLDELPEELIVVGSGVTGAEFAGAYQALGSRVTLVSSRDRVLPGEDPDAAAVLEDVFRRRGMNVVGRSRAESAKRVGDRVEVTLSDGRVLTGTHCLMAVGAIPNTQNMNLEESGVRLKDSGHIWTDKVSRTSAPGVYAAGDVTGVFALASVAAMQGRIAMYHFLGDAVAPLNLKTVSSNVFTDPEIATVGYTQADVDAGKIDARVVKLPLLRNPRAKMQGIRDGFVKMFCRPGTGIVVGGVVVSPRASELIHPISIAVDNNLTVEQIANAFTVYPSLSGSIAEVARQLHTRKAAGEA, from the coding sequence GTGACCCGGATCGTGATCATCGGCGGCGGACCCGGCGGGTATGAGGCAGCCCTGGTGGGGGCCCAGCTCGGCGCGGAGGTGACCGTCGTCGACTGCGACGGTCTGGGCGGGGCCTCGGTCCTCACCGACTGCGTACCCTCCAAGACTCTGATCGCGACCGCCGAGGTGATGACGACCTTCGACTCCTCGTACGAGGAGCTCGGCATCGTCGTCGCGGACGACACCCCGCACATCGAGCAGGCCGCGCGCGTCGTGGGCGTGGACCTCGGCAAGGTGAACCGGCGTGTGAAGCGCCTCGCGCTCGCCCAGTCCCACGACATCACCGCCTCCGTCACCCGGGCCGGCGCCCGCGTGGTGCGCGGCCGCGGCAAGCTCGGCGGGCCGCAGGGCATCGACGGCACCCGGGACGTCATCGTCACCGCCGCCGACGGGTCCGAGACGATCCTGACCGCCGACGCGGTGCTGATCGCGACCGGCGGCACCCCCCGCGAGATCCCCGACGCCATGCCCGACGGCGAGCGGATCCTGAACTGGACCCAGGTCTACGACCTCGACGAGCTCCCCGAGGAGCTCATCGTGGTCGGCTCCGGTGTGACCGGCGCCGAGTTCGCCGGTGCGTACCAGGCCCTCGGCTCCCGGGTGACGCTCGTGTCCTCCCGCGACCGCGTGCTGCCCGGTGAGGACCCGGACGCGGCCGCCGTGCTGGAGGACGTCTTCCGGCGCCGCGGCATGAACGTCGTCGGGCGCTCCCGGGCCGAATCCGCCAAGCGGGTGGGCGACCGGGTCGAGGTGACCCTCTCCGACGGCCGCGTGCTGACCGGTACGCACTGCCTGATGGCCGTCGGCGCGATCCCGAACACCCAGAACATGAACCTGGAGGAGTCCGGGGTCCGGCTCAAGGACTCCGGGCACATCTGGACCGACAAGGTCTCGCGCACCTCCGCGCCCGGCGTGTACGCCGCGGGTGACGTCACGGGCGTCTTCGCGCTCGCGTCGGTCGCGGCGATGCAGGGACGCATCGCGATGTACCACTTCCTCGGTGACGCGGTGGCCCCGCTGAACCTGAAGACGGTCTCCTCGAACGTCTTCACCGACCCGGAGATCGCCACCGTCGGCTACACCCAGGCGGACGTGGACGCCGGCAAGATCGACGCCCGTGTGGTGAAGCTCCCGCTGCTGCGCAACCCGCGGGCCAAGATGCAGGGCATCCGGGACGGCTTCGTGAAGATGTTCTGCCGCCCGGGCACCGGCATCGTCGTCGGCGGTGTGGTCGTCTCCCCGCGTGCGAGCGAGCTGATCCACCCCATCTCGATCGCGGTCGACAACAACCTGACGGTCGAGCAGATCGCAAACGCGTTCACCGTGTACCCCTCGCTGTCGGGCTCGATCGCCGAGGTGGCCCGCCAGCTGCACACGCGGAAGGCCGCCGGGGAAGCCTGA
- a CDS encoding gamma-glutamylcyclotransferase has translation MSLYAAYAGNLDPRLMTRRAPHSPLRGTGWINDWRLTFGGEQMGWEGALATIVEAPRHQVFVALYDIAPLDEESMDRWEGVGLDIYRRMRVRVHTLDGEEAAWVYVLNGYEGGLPSARYLGEIADAAESAGAPHDYVMEIRKRPC, from the coding sequence ATGTCGCTCTACGCCGCGTACGCCGGCAACCTCGACCCGCGGCTGATGACGCGCCGCGCACCCCATTCGCCGCTGCGCGGCACGGGCTGGATCAACGACTGGCGGCTGACCTTCGGCGGCGAGCAGATGGGCTGGGAGGGCGCTCTCGCCACGATCGTCGAAGCCCCGCGCCACCAGGTCTTCGTCGCCCTGTACGACATCGCGCCGCTGGACGAGGAGTCGATGGACCGCTGGGAGGGTGTCGGGCTCGACATCTACCGGCGCATGCGGGTGCGCGTCCACACGCTGGACGGCGAGGAAGCGGCCTGGGTGTACGTCCTGAACGGCTACGAGGGCGGCCTGCCCTCCGCGCGCTACCTCGGCGAGATCGCCGACGCCGCCGAATCCGCGGGCGCCCCCCACGACTACGTCATGGAAATCCGCAAGCGCCCCTGCTGA
- a CDS encoding purine-nucleoside phosphorylase yields MNASVTDPFAAADAAAARLRELTGVDSHDVALVMGSGWAPAAEALGAPEAEFLVTELPGFPPAAVEGHGGKIRSYKIGDKRALVFLGRTHYYEGRGVAAVAHGVRTAVAAGCKTVVLTNGCGGLREGMKPGQPVLISDHLNLTATSPIVGANFVDLTDLYSPRLRAMCKEIDATLEEGVYVQFPGPHYETPAEINMIRVMGADLVGMSTVLEAIAAREAGAEVLGISLVTNLAAGLSGEPLNHEEVLQAGRDSAARMGTLLTQVLARI; encoded by the coding sequence GTGAACGCATCTGTTACCGACCCCTTCGCCGCCGCCGACGCCGCAGCCGCCCGCCTGCGGGAGCTGACCGGCGTGGACTCCCACGATGTCGCCCTCGTGATGGGCTCCGGCTGGGCCCCCGCCGCAGAGGCGCTCGGCGCCCCCGAGGCCGAGTTCCTCGTCACCGAGCTGCCCGGCTTCCCGCCCGCCGCCGTGGAGGGCCACGGCGGCAAGATCCGCTCGTACAAGATCGGCGACAAGCGCGCCCTGGTCTTCCTCGGCCGGACCCACTACTACGAGGGCCGCGGCGTCGCCGCCGTCGCCCACGGTGTGCGCACCGCCGTCGCCGCCGGCTGCAAGACCGTCGTGCTGACCAACGGCTGCGGCGGTCTGCGCGAGGGCATGAAGCCCGGCCAGCCCGTCCTGATCAGTGACCACCTCAACCTGACGGCCACCTCGCCGATCGTCGGCGCGAACTTCGTCGACCTCACCGACCTGTACTCGCCGCGCCTGCGCGCGATGTGCAAGGAGATCGACGCGACCCTCGAAGAGGGCGTCTACGTGCAGTTCCCCGGCCCGCACTACGAGACCCCGGCCGAGATCAACATGATCCGCGTCATGGGCGCCGACCTGGTCGGCATGTCCACCGTGCTGGAGGCCATCGCCGCCCGTGAGGCCGGCGCCGAGGTGCTCGGCATCTCGCTGGTCACCAACCTGGCGGCGGGCCTGTCCGGCGAGCCGCTGAACCACGAAGAGGTCCTCCAGGCCGGCCGCGACTCGGCTGCCCGCATGGGCACGCTGCTGACGCAGGTCCTCGCCCGCATCTGA
- a CDS encoding phospho-sugar mutase: MQEQAQDDLITRAQAWLAEDPDPETAAELAALIESADTAELADRFSGTLQFGTAGLRGEIGAGPMRMNRSVVIRAAAGLAAYLKAQGHDGGLVVVGYDARYKSADFARDTAAVMTGAGLRAALLPRPLPTPVLAYAIRHLGAVAGVEVTASHNPPRDNGYKVYLGDGSQIVSPADSEIAAQIAAVAKLADVPRPESGWQELGDEVLEAYLARTDAVLTPGSPRGVRTVYTAMHGVGKDVVLAAFARHGFPEPVLVAEQAEPDPAFPTVAFPNPEEPGAMDLAFAKAAEVQPDIVIANDPDADRCAVAVPTGDGWRMLRGDEVGALLAAHLVHKGVSGGDKVFAESIVSSSLLGRIAEAAGVGHEETLTGFKWIARVKGLRYGYEEALGYCVDPEGVRDKDGVTAALLVAELASVLKEQGRTLTDLLDDLAMAHGLHATDQLSVRVSDLSIIADAMAALRAQPPVSLAGLRVVSAEDLSRGTETLPPTDGLRYYLDGAYKARVIARPSGTEPKLKCYLEVVVPVAEASDLAPARVRGQEVLDAIKKDLSAAMGI, translated from the coding sequence GTGCAGGAACAGGCACAGGACGACCTGATCACCCGGGCGCAGGCCTGGCTGGCCGAGGACCCGGACCCGGAGACGGCCGCGGAGCTGGCCGCGCTCATCGAGTCCGCGGACACCGCGGAGCTCGCGGACCGTTTCTCGGGCACCCTGCAGTTCGGCACCGCCGGACTGCGCGGTGAGATCGGCGCCGGTCCGATGCGGATGAACCGCAGCGTGGTCATCCGGGCCGCGGCGGGCCTGGCGGCCTATCTGAAGGCCCAGGGCCACGACGGCGGCCTGGTCGTCGTCGGCTACGACGCCCGCTACAAGTCCGCGGACTTCGCCCGCGACACCGCGGCCGTCATGACCGGCGCCGGGCTGCGCGCGGCCCTCCTGCCCCGCCCGCTGCCGACGCCCGTCCTCGCGTACGCGATAAGGCACCTCGGCGCCGTCGCCGGCGTCGAGGTGACCGCGAGCCACAACCCTCCCCGGGACAACGGCTACAAGGTCTACCTCGGCGACGGCTCGCAGATCGTCTCCCCGGCCGACAGCGAGATCGCGGCGCAGATCGCGGCGGTGGCGAAGCTGGCCGACGTACCGCGCCCGGAGTCGGGCTGGCAGGAGCTCGGCGACGAGGTCCTGGAGGCCTACCTGGCGCGCACGGACGCCGTCCTGACCCCCGGGTCCCCGCGGGGCGTGCGGACCGTCTACACGGCCATGCACGGCGTCGGCAAGGACGTCGTCCTGGCGGCCTTCGCCCGGCACGGCTTCCCGGAGCCGGTGCTCGTCGCCGAGCAGGCCGAGCCGGACCCGGCCTTCCCGACCGTGGCGTTCCCCAACCCGGAGGAGCCGGGCGCGATGGACCTGGCCTTCGCGAAGGCCGCCGAGGTCCAGCCCGACATCGTGATCGCCAACGACCCGGACGCGGACCGCTGCGCCGTGGCCGTCCCCACCGGGGACGGCTGGCGGATGCTGCGCGGCGACGAGGTCGGCGCGCTGCTGGCGGCGCACCTCGTCCACAAGGGGGTCTCGGGCGGTGACAAAGTCTTCGCGGAGTCCATCGTCTCCTCCAGCCTGCTGGGCCGGATCGCGGAGGCGGCGGGTGTCGGCCACGAGGAGACCCTGACCGGCTTCAAGTGGATCGCCCGCGTCAAGGGCCTGCGCTACGGCTACGAGGAGGCGCTCGGCTACTGCGTGGACCCCGAGGGCGTCCGCGACAAGGACGGCGTCACCGCCGCCCTGCTGGTGGCGGAGCTGGCCTCGGTGCTCAAGGAGCAGGGCCGCACCCTGACCGACCTGCTGGACGACCTGGCGATGGCCCACGGCCTGCACGCCACCGACCAGCTGTCCGTGCGCGTCTCGGACCTGTCGATCATCGCCGACGCGATGGCGGCGCTGCGCGCGCAGCCGCCGGTGTCCCTGGCGGGCCTGCGGGTGGTCTCGGCGGAGGACCTGTCCCGGGGCACGGAGACCCTCCCGCCCACGGACGGCCTGCGCTACTACCTGGACGGCGCGTACAAGGCCCGGGTCATCGCCCGCCCGTCGGGCACCGAGCCCAAGCTGAAGTGCTACCTGGAGGTCGTGGTCCCGGTGGCCGAGGCCTCCGACCTGGCGCCGGCCCGCGTCCGCGGCCAGGAGGTCCTGGACGCGATCAAGAAGGACCTCTCCGCGGCCATGGGCATCTGA